In the genome of Ovis canadensis isolate MfBH-ARS-UI-01 breed Bighorn chromosome 21, ARS-UI_OviCan_v2, whole genome shotgun sequence, the window agtcaaaggctttggtgtagtcaataaagcagaagatgtttctctggaactctcttgctttttcaatgatctagtggatgttggcaatttgatctctggttcctctgtcttttctaaaaccagcttgaacatctggaagttcatgattcacgtattgccgaagcctggcttgaagaattttgagcattactttacaaaggcgtgagatgagtgcaattgtgtggtagtttgaattctttggcattgcctttttagggattggaatgaaaactgaccttttccagtcccatgaccactgctgagttttccaaatttgctagcatattgagcacagatctttcacagtatcatcttttaggatttgaaatagctcaactggagttccatcacccccactagctttgtttgtagtgatgcttccaaaggcccacctTGACAttgcattccagcatgtctgactctaggtgagtgatgacaccattgtggttatctgggtcatgaagatttttttttgtatagttcttctgtgtatacttgccacctcttcttaatatcttctgcttctgttaggttcataccatttctgtcctttattgtgcctgtctttgcatgaaatgttcccttggtatctctaattttcttgaagagatctctagtctttcccattctattgttttcctctatttctttgcattgatcgctgaagaaggctttcttatctctccttgctattctttggaactctgcattcaaatgggtatatctttccttctgtctAATAGTGCCCAGTTAGTGAAGTGGAAATCAAAATAAAGAGTTTCATTTGAAAACTCTAATGAAGCTCCAAAgtgttttcttcatctataaacccacatttgcaaaaatttttcccctatttctgtgtatctgtgtaAGCCATATCCACTGATagtgtttatctttttttgtggATACAAACCAAAAATGTTGGCATGCTGTGTTGTTGATACTGtaaaagttttctttccttttaattttttcctaaagTCCACAGCTAAACGTATTGAGCATATGAGAAACCTTtggaaacagaagaggaaatttaATAAACGGTTTGCAAGGCCTGCGCCTGTTCCAGAACCAGGACTCCTAGTAAGTGCTCCACTGAAATTAACTGAAATTAATAGATCCTTAAATGCAAAACACATCATCatgtttttcatttatataacattctaaattctgtttttcccctttcctt includes:
- the CCDC179 gene encoding coiled-coil domain-containing protein 179 — protein: MCLCCREDESVQVNPESSSWRHPAEVTQRQSTAKRIEHMRNLWKQKRKFNKRFARPAPVPEPGLLVSAPLKLTEINRSLNAKHIIMFFIYITF